Proteins encoded by one window of Streptomyces sp. NBC_01571:
- a CDS encoding ADP-ribosylglycohydrolase family protein, with the protein MEGLLLGLAAGDAAGWPAARHRAARMPEWTRRLTRELDTFAEQNATTTLPVPIALNQPPEPLRLGPSDDAEWAAFAAEAVLRAGDAGALGDLSRARRMRASIDLSWNAVASEVAAAAERAPEVESALQPLRARISVRAGLGNLATGLRPPATGHDNPHYFDDAACVRACVLAIAHPGDARLAAELAEFDARYTQDGDGVHGARAMAAALALALAGADVEACADAALAELPKETEIGRNARHALRLARDSEGTFALVPLLEHQIVDHVYSYGVAAAETVPVALALATAARGRIAEAVPAAACLSRVADSAPALAGALTGALGGGAAIPATWRDACRILSGCALPRLTGTDLIGLADLLEATELALPEG; encoded by the coding sequence ATCGAGGGCCTCCTGCTCGGCCTCGCCGCCGGCGACGCCGCCGGCTGGCCCGCGGCCCGGCACCGCGCCGCCCGCATGCCCGAGTGGACACGGCGGCTGACCAGGGAACTGGACACGTTCGCCGAACAGAACGCGACGACGACCCTGCCGGTGCCCATCGCCCTGAACCAGCCGCCGGAGCCCCTGCGGCTCGGCCCCTCGGACGACGCCGAGTGGGCGGCGTTCGCCGCCGAGGCCGTACTGCGCGCCGGGGACGCCGGCGCGCTCGGCGATCTCAGCCGGGCGCGGCGGATGCGGGCGTCCATCGACCTGTCCTGGAACGCCGTCGCCAGCGAGGTAGCCGCGGCCGCCGAGCGCGCCCCCGAGGTCGAGTCCGCGCTGCAGCCGCTGCGCGCCCGGATCTCCGTACGGGCCGGGCTCGGCAACCTCGCAACCGGCCTGCGCCCGCCCGCCACCGGCCACGACAATCCGCACTACTTCGACGACGCGGCCTGCGTCCGGGCCTGCGTGCTCGCCATCGCCCACCCGGGCGACGCACGGCTCGCCGCGGAACTGGCCGAGTTCGACGCCCGCTACACCCAGGACGGCGACGGCGTGCACGGCGCCCGCGCCATGGCCGCCGCCCTCGCGCTCGCCCTCGCCGGGGCCGACGTCGAGGCATGCGCGGACGCCGCCCTCGCCGAACTGCCCAAGGAGACGGAGATCGGCCGCAACGCGCGCCACGCGCTGCGGCTCGCCCGCGACAGCGAGGGCACCTTCGCCCTGGTCCCCCTCCTGGAGCACCAGATCGTCGACCACGTCTACAGCTACGGCGTCGCGGCGGCGGAAACCGTTCCGGTCGCCCTGGCCCTCGCCACCGCGGCGCGCGGCCGGATCGCGGAGGCGGTGCCCGCCGCCGCCTGCCTCTCCCGCGTCGCCGACTCCGCCCCGGCCCTGGCGGGGGCGCTGACCGGCGCGCTGGGCGGCGGCGCCGCGATCCCGGCCACCTGGCGCGACGCCTGTCGGATCCTCTCGGGGTGCGCGCTCCCCCGCCTCACCGGTACGGACCTCATCGGACTCGCCGATCTGCTCGAAGCGACGGAACTGGCCCTCCCAGAGGGATGA
- a CDS encoding ADP-ribosylglycohydrolase family protein: protein MGTLDERITGALVGAAVGDALGGPVEGYTPEQITERHGGRVHGVVGPWNGDAWRTARPIAPYHKGDGHVTDDTLMTHALIRVYTTVRDHLDAYAVAGHLVPDLMTTPRWIPELEAEALPLQRIFLAEKWLVARLHYGHVDPREAGAGNIVNCGAAMYMAPVGLVNAANPAGAYAEALDVAGAHQSSYGREAAGVLAAGVAAACAPGATPDSVVTACLALAKDGTRDAIEAVCEVAARHSDFESALRPLREAVAPFDTVGPDYRTPSLGARRPSRLHSIEELPVALGMLLVSGGDFRHAVLGSVNYGRDCDSIATMAGALAGALGSGIPRDWAKTVEEASRLDLHAPATALAEVTREIFDRDVRRRRAHEAAYAALAGIPCSD from the coding sequence ATGGGAACCCTCGACGAACGGATCACGGGAGCCCTCGTCGGAGCGGCCGTCGGCGACGCTCTCGGCGGCCCCGTCGAGGGCTACACCCCCGAGCAGATCACCGAACGGCACGGCGGCCGCGTGCACGGCGTCGTCGGCCCCTGGAACGGCGACGCCTGGCGCACCGCCCGCCCCATCGCCCCGTACCACAAGGGCGACGGGCACGTCACCGACGACACCCTCATGACCCACGCGCTGATCCGCGTGTACACCACGGTCCGCGACCACCTCGACGCCTACGCCGTCGCCGGACATCTGGTCCCCGACCTGATGACCACCCCCCGCTGGATCCCGGAACTGGAAGCGGAGGCGCTCCCGCTCCAGCGGATCTTCCTCGCCGAGAAGTGGCTGGTCGCCCGGCTCCACTATGGCCATGTGGACCCCCGGGAGGCGGGCGCGGGCAACATCGTCAACTGCGGCGCCGCGATGTACATGGCACCGGTCGGACTCGTGAACGCGGCCAACCCGGCGGGCGCGTACGCCGAGGCGCTGGACGTCGCGGGCGCGCACCAGTCCTCCTACGGCAGGGAGGCGGCGGGCGTGCTGGCGGCGGGGGTGGCCGCGGCGTGCGCGCCGGGGGCGACCCCGGACTCGGTCGTCACGGCCTGTCTGGCCCTGGCGAAGGACGGCACCCGGGACGCGATCGAGGCGGTCTGCGAAGTCGCCGCCCGCCACTCGGACTTCGAGTCGGCGCTGCGCCCGCTGCGGGAGGCGGTGGCCCCCTTCGACACGGTGGGCCCGGACTACCGCACCCCGTCGCTCGGCGCCCGCCGCCCCTCCCGTCTGCACTCGATCGAGGAGCTCCCCGTCGCGCTCGGCATGCTGCTGGTCTCCGGCGGCGACTTCCGGCACGCGGTCCTCGGCTCGGTGAACTACGGCCGCGACTGCGACTCCATCGCCACGATGGCCGGGGCCCTGGCCGGGGCGCTCGGCTCCGGGATTCCGCGCGACTGGGCCAAGACGGTCGAGGAAGCGAGCCGTCTCGACCTGCACGCCCCGGCGACGGCCCTCGCCGAGGTGACCCGCGAGATCTTCGACCGGGACGTACGCCGCCGGCGCGCGCACGAGGCGGCGTACGCCGCGCTTGCGGGGATCCCATGCTCCGACTGA
- a CDS encoding ADP-ribosylglycohydrolase family protein: protein MLRLTWVQPEDLLGHELHQAAQDGREADPIAARWHAAGGPRAPLRAGASATPASPYLRALATDLLDELADLPSESADHEPTELASVMARCPDWPTRQPAPPADGDGGTSTAAPGVPGVSPAVAVPRLEAAWLGRAAGCLLGKPVEKLPLRGIRALAKATGNWPLHTWFTARGLPTELTDAYPWNRRSASTSLAENIDGMPEDDDLNYPLLNLLLLQRHGKGFTTADVARLWLDELPAGRTFTAERVAYRNLLAGVEPPRTAHHRNPFREWIGALIRADVHGWTNPGDPAAAATQAHRDATLTHTANGVYAAMFTAATIAEAATGRSDIHACLRTGLTVVPPASRLAKAVHHAVRLAHSTVDFEKVVDVLHTTYGDYHWVHALPNTALIAAALTHADGDFSGSVCRAVSGGWDTDSNGATAGSVAGLLAGAPAALPERWTTPLKNRLATSLADFNGIGFDTLAQLTHRETRHP, encoded by the coding sequence ATGCTCCGACTGACCTGGGTCCAGCCCGAGGACCTCCTCGGGCACGAACTCCACCAGGCCGCCCAGGACGGCCGCGAGGCCGATCCCATCGCGGCGCGCTGGCACGCGGCCGGCGGCCCGCGGGCCCCCCTCCGGGCCGGTGCCTCCGCCACTCCCGCCTCACCGTACCTACGGGCCCTGGCGACGGATCTGCTGGACGAACTCGCGGACCTGCCGAGCGAGTCGGCGGATCACGAGCCGACGGAACTGGCCTCCGTCATGGCCCGCTGCCCGGACTGGCCCACGCGGCAGCCGGCCCCGCCCGCCGACGGCGACGGCGGCACATCCACCGCCGCGCCCGGAGTCCCTGGCGTCTCCCCGGCCGTCGCCGTCCCCCGCCTGGAAGCCGCCTGGCTGGGCCGGGCCGCGGGCTGCCTGCTGGGCAAACCCGTCGAGAAACTCCCCCTCCGGGGCATCCGCGCACTGGCGAAGGCCACCGGGAACTGGCCCCTCCACACCTGGTTCACCGCCCGCGGCCTGCCCACGGAGCTGACCGACGCGTACCCCTGGAACAGACGCTCGGCGTCCACCTCGCTCGCCGAGAACATCGACGGCATGCCCGAGGACGACGACCTCAACTACCCCCTGCTCAACCTCCTGTTGCTCCAGCGCCACGGGAAGGGCTTCACCACCGCGGACGTGGCCCGCCTCTGGCTGGACGAACTCCCCGCCGGCCGCACCTTCACCGCGGAACGCGTCGCCTACCGCAACCTCCTCGCCGGCGTCGAACCCCCGCGCACGGCCCACCACCGCAACCCCTTCCGCGAATGGATCGGCGCCCTCATCCGCGCGGACGTCCACGGCTGGACGAACCCCGGCGACCCGGCCGCCGCCGCGACCCAGGCCCACCGCGACGCCACCCTCACCCACACCGCGAACGGCGTGTACGCAGCCATGTTCACCGCGGCCACCATCGCCGAGGCCGCCACCGGCCGCAGCGACATCCACGCCTGCCTGCGTACCGGCCTGACCGTCGTGCCCCCCGCCTCCCGACTGGCGAAGGCGGTCCACCACGCCGTCCGGCTCGCCCACTCGACCGTCGACTTCGAGAAGGTCGTCGACGTCCTGCACACCACCTACGGCGACTACCACTGGGTGCACGCCCTCCCCAACACCGCCCTGATCGCGGCCGCCCTCACCCACGCGGACGGCGACTTCAGCGGATCCGTCTGCCGCGCCGTGTCCGGCGGCTGGGACACCGACTCCAACGGCGCCACGGCGGGCAGCGTCGCGGGCCTGCTCGCCGGCGCCCCCGCCGCCCTGCCGGAGCGCTGGACCACCCCGCTCAAGAACCGCCTGGCCACCTCCCTCGCCGACTTCAACGGCATCGGCTTCGACACCCTCGCCCAGCTCACGCACCGGGAGACCCGTCACCCATGA
- the rbsK gene encoding ribokinase, producing the protein MTHIAVLGSTNMDLVTYVAKAPQRGETVTGREFRTIPGGKGANQAVAAAHAGADVTLIGAVGVDSFGSQLRSALEHSGVDTDHLRTTEGPSGTAHIVVDDEGGNAIVVIPGANGTVDHLAPGDEGMIATADALLLQLEIPLAAVVAGAEAARRHGVRTILTPSPVQSLPAQLLASIDLLVPNEYEAAALTGTPDPREAATALLDLVPQVVVTLGAAGSLYAARGAAPLTAPAPRVSTVDSTGAGDTFVGTLAVALAEGRPMPEALTWASAAAALSVQRIGATSSMPYRSEIDAQASLPAHHAQSTS; encoded by the coding sequence ATGACCCACATCGCCGTGCTCGGCAGCACGAACATGGACCTCGTCACGTACGTCGCCAAGGCCCCGCAGCGCGGAGAGACCGTGACGGGACGGGAGTTCCGTACGATCCCCGGCGGCAAGGGCGCCAACCAGGCGGTCGCCGCGGCCCACGCGGGCGCCGACGTCACGTTGATCGGCGCGGTCGGCGTCGACTCCTTCGGCTCCCAGCTCCGCTCCGCCCTGGAGCACTCCGGCGTGGACACCGACCATCTGCGCACCACCGAGGGCCCCTCCGGCACCGCGCACATCGTGGTGGACGACGAGGGCGGCAACGCGATCGTCGTCATCCCCGGCGCCAACGGCACCGTCGACCACCTCGCCCCCGGTGACGAAGGCATGATCGCCACCGCCGACGCGCTCCTGCTCCAGCTGGAGATCCCGCTCGCCGCCGTCGTCGCGGGCGCCGAGGCGGCCCGTCGGCACGGCGTCCGCACCATCCTGACCCCGTCCCCCGTGCAATCCCTGCCCGCTCAACTCCTCGCCTCCATCGACCTGTTGGTGCCCAACGAGTACGAGGCCGCCGCACTGACCGGCACCCCCGACCCCCGCGAGGCGGCCACCGCGCTGCTCGACCTGGTGCCGCAGGTCGTCGTCACCCTGGGTGCCGCGGGCAGCCTGTACGCGGCACGGGGCGCCGCCCCCCTCACCGCCCCCGCGCCCCGCGTCAGCACCGTGGACTCGACCGGCGCGGGCGACACCTTCGTCGGCACCCTCGCGGTCGCGCTCGCGGAGGGCCGGCCGATGCCCGAGGCCCTCACCTGGGCGTCGGCGGCCGCCGCGCTGTCGGTACAGCGGATCGGGGCCACGTCCTCGATGCCGTACCGCTCCGAGATCGACGCCCAGGCCTCGCTGCCCGCGCACCACGCGCAGTCCACGTCATGA
- a CDS encoding CaiB/BaiF CoA-transferase family protein, with translation MSARPGPGPLTGLRVLDLATLFAGPLAATLLGDFGAEVVKVEHPAKPDPSRGHGPSKDGIGLWWKLLGRNKRTITLDLSRPGGRATLLRLAAEADVIVENFRPGTLEKWDLGWEELSAANPRLVLARVTAFGQFGPYAHRPGFGTLAEAMSGFAAITGEPDTPPVLPPFGLADSIAGLTTAYAVMTALRARETSGLGQVVDMAIIEPILTVLGPQPLWYDQLGHVQPRTGNRSANNAPRNTYRTADGSWVAVSTSAQSIAERVMRLVGRPDLIDEPWFATGADRALHTDVLDEAVGAWIARRERAEVLEAFEKAEAAVAPIQDITDVMEDAQYEALDTITTVADPELGPLRMQNVLFRLSSTPGAIRWAGRAHGADTDAVLTELGLSDAEITALRSEGAL, from the coding sequence ATGAGCGCGCGCCCCGGACCCGGCCCGCTCACCGGCCTGCGCGTCCTCGACCTCGCCACCCTCTTCGCCGGCCCGCTCGCCGCCACCCTGCTCGGCGACTTCGGCGCCGAGGTCGTCAAGGTCGAGCACCCGGCCAAGCCCGACCCGTCCCGGGGCCACGGCCCGTCGAAGGACGGCATCGGCCTGTGGTGGAAACTCCTCGGCCGCAACAAGCGCACGATCACCCTCGACCTGTCGAGACCCGGTGGCCGCGCGACCCTTCTGCGGCTCGCCGCGGAGGCCGACGTGATCGTCGAGAACTTCCGCCCCGGCACCCTGGAGAAGTGGGACCTGGGCTGGGAGGAGCTGTCTGCCGCCAACCCCCGGCTCGTCCTCGCCCGCGTCACCGCCTTCGGCCAGTTCGGCCCCTACGCGCACCGACCCGGCTTCGGGACGCTCGCGGAGGCCATGAGCGGCTTCGCGGCGATCACCGGTGAACCGGACACACCCCCGGTCCTGCCCCCGTTCGGCCTGGCCGACTCGATCGCGGGCCTGACGACGGCGTACGCCGTGATGACGGCCCTGCGCGCCCGCGAGACCTCGGGCCTCGGCCAGGTGGTCGACATGGCGATCATCGAGCCGATCCTCACCGTGCTGGGCCCGCAGCCGCTCTGGTACGACCAGCTCGGCCACGTCCAGCCCCGTACCGGCAACCGCTCCGCGAACAACGCGCCCCGCAACACCTACCGCACGGCCGACGGTTCGTGGGTCGCCGTCTCGACCTCTGCGCAGTCGATCGCCGAGCGGGTGATGCGGCTGGTCGGACGCCCGGACCTGATCGACGAACCGTGGTTCGCGACCGGGGCGGACCGGGCACTCCACACGGACGTCCTGGACGAGGCGGTGGGCGCCTGGATCGCCCGCCGCGAGCGCGCCGAGGTGCTGGAGGCCTTCGAGAAGGCGGAGGCGGCGGTGGCCCCGATCCAGGACATCACCGATGTGATGGAGGACGCGCAGTACGAGGCGCTGGACACGATCACCACCGTCGCCGACCCGGAACTCGGCCCCCTGCGCATGCAGAACGTCCTTTTCCGGCTCTCCTCCACGCCCGGCGCGATCCGCTGGGCGGGCCGGGCGCACGGCGCCGACACGGACGCGGTCCTCACCGAGCTCGGACTGTCCGACGCCGAGATCACGGCCCTCAGATCGGAAGGCGCCCTGTGA
- a CDS encoding CoA ester lyase, whose product MTVPAFPLTWLYAPGDRPDVVVKALASGADIVLIDLEDAVAPDRKEYARDATAELLSDPPPIPVHVRVNPLDGPLAESDLKTLSPLPGLSGLRLPKVASPTDVVHVAEHAAPATEGSGIPLYALLETALGVEHAFAIASAHPTVRGIGLGEADLRADLGVRDDAGLDWSRARIVLAARAAGLSPPAQSIHPDIRDLEGLAASCAHGRTLGFLGRAAIHPRQLPVIERAYLPTSAEVESAEAIVEAAGVEPGAQALPDGRFVDAAVVACARRTLALARRDALTA is encoded by the coding sequence GTGACGGTCCCGGCCTTCCCGCTCACCTGGCTGTACGCCCCCGGAGACCGCCCGGACGTGGTCGTCAAGGCCCTCGCCTCGGGCGCGGACATCGTCCTGATCGACCTGGAGGACGCGGTCGCACCGGACCGCAAGGAGTACGCCCGCGACGCCACCGCGGAGCTGCTCTCGGACCCTCCCCCGATCCCGGTCCATGTACGGGTGAACCCGCTGGACGGCCCCCTGGCCGAGTCCGACCTCAAGACGCTCTCCCCGCTCCCGGGCCTGTCCGGCCTGCGGCTGCCCAAGGTGGCCTCGCCCACGGACGTCGTCCACGTCGCGGAGCACGCGGCGCCCGCCACCGAGGGCAGCGGGATCCCGCTGTACGCCCTGCTGGAAACGGCCCTCGGCGTCGAACACGCCTTCGCCATCGCCTCGGCCCACCCGACCGTGCGCGGCATCGGGCTCGGCGAGGCGGACCTCCGAGCCGACCTGGGCGTACGTGACGACGCGGGCCTGGACTGGTCCCGTGCCCGGATCGTGCTCGCGGCCCGGGCCGCCGGACTCTCACCCCCCGCGCAGTCCATCCACCCCGACATCCGGGACCTGGAAGGGCTGGCGGCCTCCTGCGCCCACGGGCGCACCCTCGGCTTCCTCGGCCGCGCGGCCATCCACCCCCGCCAGCTCCCGGTGATCGAACGCGCCTACCTTCCGACATCGGCCGAGGTGGAGAGCGCCGAGGCCATCGTCGAGGCGGCCGGCGTCGAGCCGGGGGCCCAGGCCCTGCCCGACGGCCGTTTCGTGGACGCGGCGGTCGTGGCGTGCGCCCGCCGCACCCTCGCACTGGCCCGGCGCGACGCCCTGACGGCATGA
- the lgt gene encoding prolipoprotein diacylglyceryl transferase — protein MEIAYIPSPSHGVLHLGPIPLRGYAFCIIIGVFVAVWLGNKRWIARGGRAGTVADIAVWAVPFGLVGGRLYHVITDYELYFSEGRDWVDAFKVWQGGLGIWGAIALGAVGAWIGCRRRGIPLPAWADALAPGIVFAQAIGRWGNWFNQELYGRATDVPWALHITSATDGRVPGYYHPTFLYESLWCVGVGFLVIWADRRFTLGHGRAFALYVAAYCVGRGWIEYMRVDDAHHFLGLRLNDWTAMVVFVLAVAYIVVSARLRPGREEIVEPGAEASGEGEGDGEAGSGASVGLDKKADDEPGEKAEKKADVESGEKPGVDKKAAGEAGEKAGESGEKADEKAGESGEKAAGRSAGDADPEPGTGATSGAAAEAGPDAEVSEDSAGAVKSEAESAKKG, from the coding sequence ATGGAAATTGCCTACATTCCCAGCCCGTCGCACGGTGTGCTGCACCTCGGCCCCATTCCGCTGCGCGGCTACGCGTTCTGCATCATCATCGGCGTCTTCGTAGCCGTCTGGCTCGGCAACAAGCGCTGGATCGCCCGGGGAGGGCGGGCCGGCACGGTGGCCGACATCGCGGTGTGGGCCGTGCCGTTCGGTCTCGTCGGCGGCCGTCTCTACCATGTGATCACGGACTACGAGCTGTACTTCAGCGAGGGCCGTGACTGGGTGGACGCCTTCAAGGTGTGGCAGGGCGGCCTCGGCATCTGGGGCGCGATCGCGCTCGGTGCGGTGGGCGCGTGGATCGGCTGCCGCCGGCGCGGCATCCCGCTCCCCGCCTGGGCCGACGCGCTCGCGCCCGGCATCGTCTTCGCGCAGGCCATCGGGCGCTGGGGCAACTGGTTCAACCAGGAGCTGTACGGCAGGGCCACGGACGTGCCCTGGGCGCTGCACATCACGTCCGCCACGGACGGGCGGGTGCCGGGGTACTACCACCCGACCTTCCTGTACGAGTCGCTGTGGTGCGTCGGCGTCGGCTTCCTGGTCATCTGGGCGGACCGCCGCTTCACCCTGGGTCACGGACGGGCGTTCGCGCTGTACGTCGCCGCGTACTGCGTCGGTCGCGGCTGGATCGAGTACATGCGCGTCGACGACGCCCACCACTTCCTGGGCCTGCGTCTCAACGACTGGACCGCGATGGTGGTCTTCGTGCTCGCGGTGGCCTACATCGTGGTGTCGGCGCGGCTGCGGCCCGGGCGTGAGGAGATCGTCGAGCCGGGTGCGGAGGCCTCCGGCGAGGGCGAGGGTGACGGTGAGGCCGGGTCCGGGGCGTCGGTCGGCCTCGACAAGAAGGCCGACGACGAGCCGGGTGAGAAGGCCGAGAAGAAGGCCGACGTCGAGTCCGGCGAGAAGCCCGGCGTCGACAAGAAGGCTGCCGGCGAGGCGGGCGAGAAGGCCGGGGAGTCCGGCGAGAAGGCCGACGAGAAGGCCGGGGAGTCCGGGGAGAAGGCCGCCGGCAGGTCGGCCGGTGACGCGGACCCGGAGCCCGGTACGGGTGCGACGTCCGGGGCGGCGGCCGAAGCCGGGCCCGACGCCGAGGTGTCCGAGGATTCCGCCGGTGCCGTGAAGAGCGAGGCGGAGTCGGCCAAGAAGGGCTGA
- a CDS encoding thioredoxin domain-containing protein yields the protein MSEKNREGKSTARERLAAERQKQKGAEKRRRALIVGASVVCVLALAAVVGVLAAGAGKDKKKTAAGPVVSPSGATGKDGLAIPVGKDGAKSTLTVWEDFRCPACQSFETVYRPTIHQLVDAGQLKVEYHLVTLIDGNTGGSGSRHAANAAACAQDAGKFVAYHDVLYANQPKETDDAFADNAKLLELAGKVGGLDTPGFRACVNDGRHDSWVTKSNAAFQTSGFTGTPTVLLGGKNIYADQTMTPAKLKQLVQAENKR from the coding sequence GTGAGCGAGAAGAACCGTGAGGGAAAGAGCACCGCCCGTGAGCGGCTGGCGGCAGAGCGACAGAAGCAGAAGGGTGCGGAGAAGCGCCGCCGGGCGCTGATCGTGGGCGCGTCGGTGGTGTGCGTTCTCGCCCTGGCCGCGGTGGTGGGCGTGCTGGCGGCCGGTGCGGGCAAGGACAAGAAGAAGACCGCGGCGGGACCGGTGGTGTCGCCCTCGGGGGCGACCGGCAAGGACGGCCTCGCGATCCCCGTGGGCAAGGACGGCGCCAAGTCGACGCTCACGGTCTGGGAGGACTTCCGCTGCCCGGCCTGCCAGTCCTTCGAGACGGTGTACCGCCCGACGATCCACCAGCTGGTGGACGCCGGTCAGCTGAAGGTCGAATACCACCTGGTCACGCTGATCGACGGCAACACGGGAGGCAGCGGCTCCCGCCACGCGGCCAACGCGGCGGCCTGTGCCCAGGACGCGGGCAAGTTCGTCGCGTACCACGACGTGCTGTACGCGAACCAGCCCAAGGAGACCGACGACGCGTTCGCGGACAACGCCAAGCTCCTCGAGCTGGCGGGCAAGGTCGGCGGCCTCGACACCCCGGGCTTCCGTGCCTGCGTCAACGACGGCAGGCACGACAGCTGGGTGACGAAGTCGAACGCCGCCTTCCAGACCAGCGGCTTCACCGGCACCCCGACCGTGCTGCTGGGCGGCAAGAACATCTACGCGGACCAGACCATGACCCCCGCGAAGCTCAAGCAACTGGTGCAGGCGGAGAACAAGCGCTGA